In Musa acuminata AAA Group cultivar baxijiao chromosome BXJ2-3, Cavendish_Baxijiao_AAA, whole genome shotgun sequence, the following proteins share a genomic window:
- the LOC135608173 gene encoding probable glycerol-3-phosphate acyltransferase 3: MISKAFLESLYLFYRFMLKRLRNSYTTYGRTHKCPPPDKLSTQTIVCDVEGALLRNSSTFPYLMLVALEAGGFLRGLLLLSLYPLISCLSRELALRLMVFVCFLGVRKESFRMGRAVLPKFFLEDVGLEGFEVLRRGGRRVCVSSMPTAMVEGFLKEYLNVEVVLGRELKVFGGYYTGLMEETEVKAGLALEELLAGGRVTEDGIVGFGGYSSSLHQQLFTCCKEVYLVSEVEKRRWQQLPRSSYPKPLVFHDGRIAFRPTPMSTLCMFLWLPLGFPLAVARALVFICLPYALSIPLLATLGMRNRHVTSSTAHPKADVGSHGSRQLYISNHRTLLDPLCIAAVLRRNVTATTYSVSPINEWISPIRTIRLTRNREEDRRRMKNLLEEGDLVVCPEGTTCREPYLLRFSPLFAEVSQEVVPVALETSVTMFYGTSTSKFKYLDPLYFLMNPSPRYEVEFMGKVATGSIGGNECSSYEIANHLQGQIGRFLGFECTNLTRKDKYLMLAGNEGFVEGDINRR, translated from the exons ATGATTTCGAAGGCTTTCCTCGAGTCCCTTTACCTGTTCTACAGGTTCATGCTAAAGAGACTGAGGAATTCTTATACAACCTACGGAAGAACACACAAGTGTCCTCCCCCGGACAAGCTCTCCACCCAGACCATAGTATGTGACGTGGAGGGAGCGCTTCTCAGGAATTCCTCCACCTTCCCATACTTGATGCTGGTGGCACTGGAGGCGGGAGGGTTCTTGAGAGGCCTACTTCTCTTGTCTCTCTACCCCCTCATCTCTTGCCTGAGCCGTGAACTGGCCCTGAGGCTCATGGTCTTCGTTTGCTTCCTCGGTGTGAGGAAGGAGAGCTTCAGGATGGGGCGAGCCGTGCTCCCCAAGTTCTTCCTGGAAGACGTGGGGCTGGAAGGCTTCGAGGTGTtgaggagaggagggaggagggtgtGCGTCAGTTCCATGCCCACCGCTATGGTGGAAGGCTTCCTTAAGGAGTACTTGAACGTCGAGGTGGTGCTGGGGAGGGAGCTGAAGGTGTTTGGTGGCTACTACACTGGGTTGATGGAGGAGACCGAGGTGAAGGCTGGCTTGGCTTTGGAGGAGTTGCTTGCGGGTGGGAGGGTGACGGAAGACGGAATCGTCGGATTCGGAGGCTACTCCAGTTCTCTTCACCAGCAGCTCTTTACTTGCTGCAAG GAAGTCTACTTGGTGAGTGAGGTTGAGAAGAGAAGGTGGCAGCAGCTACCGAGATCGAGCTATCCTAAGCCCCTGGTCTTCCATGACGGCAGAATAGCGTTCAGGCCGACCCCCATGTCCACCCTCTGCATGTTCCTGTGGCTTCCCCTCGGCTTCCCCCTCGCCGTCGCCCGGGCCCTCGTCTTCATCTGCCTCCCCTACGCCCTCTCCATCCCTCTGCTCGCCACCCTGGGCATGCGCAACCGGCACGTCACCTCCTCAACGGCGCACCCCAAGGCGGACGTCGGTTCCCACGGCAGCAGGCAGCTCTACATCAGCAACCACCGCACCCTCCTTGACCCCCTCTGCATCGCCGCGGTCCTCCGCCGCAACGTCACCGCCACCACCTACAGCGTCAGCCCCATCAACGAGTGGATCTCCCCCATCCGGACCATCAGGCTGACGAGGAACAGGGAGGAGGACAGGCGGCGGATGAAGAATCTGCTGGAGGAGGGGGACCTCGTGGTGTGCCCCGAAGGGACGACGTGCCGCGAGCCGTATCTGCTCCGCTTCAGCCCGCTGTTCGCGGAGGTGAGCCAGGAGGTAGTCCCCGTCGCGCTGGAGACGTCGGTCACCATGTTCTACGGCACGAGCACCAGCAAGTTCAAGTACCTCGACCCCTTGTACTTCCTCATGAACCCCTCCCCACGCTACGAGGTGGAGTTCATGGGCAAGGTGGCCACCGGCTCCATAGGTGGAAACGAGTGCAGCAGCTACGAGATCGCCAACCATCTGCAAGGGCAGATCGGAAGGTTTCTGGGGTTTGAGTGCACCAATCTGACCAGGAAAGACAAGTACTTGATGCTCGCAGGCAACGAAGGGTTCGTCGAGGGAGACATCAATAGGAGGTGA
- the LOC135585367 gene encoding uncharacterized protein LOC135585367 → MKGAAAAAAEEEKREMEVGKKRKEEEIKAVNGKAEVYEVDDDDDEEEENEDSDEIVELKDDDEDGGDDDDEEDGGDDDEGDNDDDDDDVEEVTPQEYHRQVQAAADDDVEEEEEEGGDGGDGDDDDDDDDDDDDDEDAEEEEEELGTEYLAQPVVRAEGQEDASDFEAGEETDDDIGDADGTRGNGGGHSTRDEMSSKRKRTAKDDSDDDDDDDDDDGDDDDERPPKR, encoded by the exons ATGAAGggagctgcggcggcggcggcggaggaggagaagagggagatggaggtggggaagaagaggaaggaggaggagatcaaAGCCGTCAACGGCAAGGCCGAGGTGTATGAagtcgacgacgacgatgacgaagAGGAGGAGAACGAGGATTCGGATGAGATCGTGGAGCTGAAGGATGACGACGAAGATGGCGGCGATGACGATGATGAGGAAGATGGTGGTGACGATGATGAGGGagacaacgacgacgacgacgacgacgtggAGGAGGTcactccgcaggagtatcaccgccaAGTGCAGGCGGCAGCGGACGATGACgttgaggaagaggaagaagaaggcggGGACGGCGGTGAtggagacgacgacgacgacgacgacgatgacgacgacgacgacgaagatgcggaggaagaagag GAAGAACTAGGAACCGAATACCTTGCACAACCAGTAGTTCGTGCAGAGGGCCAAGAAGATGCAAGCGACTTCGAAGCTGGCGAAGAAACCGACGACGACATCGGAGACGCAGATGGCACTCGGGGTAATGGCGGGGGCCATTCGACGAGGGACGAGATGTCGTCGAAGCGGAAGAGAACAGCTAAAGATGATtcggatgacgacgacgacgacgacgacgacgacggcgatGACGATGATGAGAGGCCACCTAAGCGATAG
- the LOC135586220 gene encoding probable pre-mRNA-splicing factor ATP-dependent RNA helicase DEAH2 isoform X2 — MEPFLHRYSLEVLLGLVGVFSSSFCLWLRIVLLLRDRPSEFWIVEVAMEKKKGEAVAANPVTGSPFSRRYHKLLERRKKLPVWGQRSKFLDVLAKRRVVVVAAPPGSGKSTQIPQFVIEAGYASEGKQIACTQPRRLVATALSRRVAQEMDVKLGEEVGYSVHFEDCTGPKTILKYLTDGLLLREAMSDQFLESYMVIILDEVHLRTLATDILLAYFKNMFKTKARCDLKLVVMSTQFEAKKFRDYFKDAQIVQPLPALHPVQITYVKEPVRDLAEAAVEKVIQILVSESSGDIIVFLTGLEEIERCCWRLGKLISDLGDKIGPVKVVPLHSVMPVDMQNKVFKAAPPPTRKGGPLGRRVIVSTEITESSLSIDGIVYAIDCGYTKQKVYNADLQVESLLVLPISRASAQRRSGCARRSAPGKCFRLYSQDFFNRVQPQDSPEILRANLAGTVLQFRKLGFDNLLHLDLMDPPPAETVMRAVETLKCLGALDDEGSLTYLGELMSEFPLDPQMSKTIVDSPKFCCSNEILSIAAMLSGA; from the exons ATGGAGCCGTTCCTTCATCGGTACTCGCTCGAGGTTCTTTTGGGACTCGTCGGGGTCTTCTCGTCTTCCTTCTGCCTCTGGCTTCGCATCGTCCTCCTCTTACGCGACCGACCGTCGGAGTTCTGGATCGTGGAGGTGGcgatggagaagaagaagggggaggCGGTCGCGGCGAATCCCGTGACGGGATCGCCGTTCTCGCGGCGGTACCACAAGCTGCTCGAGCGGCGGAAGAAGCTTCCCGTGTGGGGTCAGCGGAGTAAGTTCCTCGACGTCCTCGCGAAGCGTCGGGTCGTCGTTGTCGCGGCGCCACCCGGGTCCGGCAAGTCCACCCAG ATTCCTCAATTCGTCATTGAGGCAGGCTACGCTAGTGAAGGGAAGCAGATTGCCTGCACCCAACCTCGTCGTTTGGTAGCCACGGCACTGTCCCGCAGAGTTGCTCAAGAGATGGATGTGAAGTTGGGGGAGGAAGTGGGTTACTCTGTGCATTTTGAAGACTGCACTGGCCCGAAGACCATTTTGAA GTACTTGACAGATGGTCTGCTTCTAAGGGAGGCAATGTCTGATCAGTTCCTAGAAAGCTACATGGTGATAATTCTTGATGAGGTTCACTTGAGGACTCTAGCAACTGATATTCTTCTTGCTTACTTCAAAAACATGTTCAAAACGAAAGCTCGTTGTGACCTTAAACTTGTAGTCATGAGTACTCAATTTGAGGCGAAGAAGTTTCGAGATTATTTCAAGGATGCACAAATTGTGCAACCACTGCCCGCACTTCATCCTGTACAAATCACTTATGTAAAGGAACCGGTGAGGGACCTCGCGGAGGCAGCTGTAGAGAAGGTTATCCAGATACTTGTATCTGAATCATCTGGTGACATAATTGTGTTTCTTACTGGGTTGGAGGAGATAGAGAGATGCTGTTGGCGACTTGGAAAACTGATTTCGGACTTGGGAGATAAAATTGGACCTGTCAAAGTTGTTCCTCTCCACTCCGTAATGCCAGTAGATATGCAGAATAAGGTCTTCAAGGCCGCTCCACCTCCAACAAGAAAGGGTGGCCCTCTTGGACGGAGAGTTATTGTATCAACTGAAATCACGGAATCATCATTATCAATTGATGGCATTGTTTACGCTATTGATTGTGGGTACACCAAACAAAAGGTTTACAATGCAGATCTCCAAGTTGAGTCATTGCTGGTTTTGCCGATATCAAGAGCGAGTGCACAACGGAGGTCAGGATGTGCAAGAAGGTCAGCCCCGGGAAAATGCTTTAGACTTTATTCCCAAGATTTCTTTAACAGAGTTCAGCCACAAGATTCCCCTGAGATTCTCCGAGCAAACCTTGCAGGCACTGTTCTTCAGTTTAGAAAACTTGGGTTTGATAATTTGCTTCATCTTGATTTGATGGATCCTCCTCCTGCCGAAACAGTCATGCGGGCTGTTGAGACCTTGAAATGCTTAGGTGCTTTGGATGATGAGGGGAGTCTGACCTATTTGGGAGAGCTCATGAGCGAGTTTCCTCTGGATCCTCAGATGTCGAAGACCATAGTTGATAGCCCGAAATTTTGCTGCTCGAATGAGATCCTTTCAATTGCTGCTATGTTGTCAGGTGCATAA
- the LOC135586220 gene encoding probable pre-mRNA-splicing factor ATP-dependent RNA helicase DEAH2 isoform X1 has translation MEPFLHRYSLEVLLGLVGVFSSSFCLWLRIVLLLRDRPSEFWIVEVAMEKKKGEAVAANPVTGSPFSRRYHKLLERRKKLPVWGQRSKFLDVLAKRRVVVVAAPPGSGKSTQIPQFVIEAGYASEGKQIACTQPRRLVATALSRRVAQEMDVKLGEEVGYSVHFEDCTGPKTILKYLTDGLLLREAMSDQFLESYMVIILDEVHLRTLATDILLAYFKNMFKTKARCDLKLVVMSTQFEAKKFRDYFKDAQIVQPLPALHPVQITYVKEPVRDLAEAAVEKVIQILVSESSGDIIVFLTGLEEIERCCWRLGKLISDLGDKIGPVKVVPLHSVMPVDMQNKVFKAAPPPTRKGGPLGRRVIVSTEITESSLSIDGIVYAIDCGYTKQKVYNADLQVESLLVLPISRASAQRRSGCARRSAPGKCFRLYSQDFFNRVQPQDSPEILRANLAGTVLQFRKLGFDNLLHLDLMDPPPAETVMRAVETLKCLGALDDEGSLTYLGELMSEFPLDPQMSKTIVDSPKFCCSNEILSIAAMLSVPNCFLRPMENLEAADEAKATFNHIHGDHLSLLNVYRAYKLSNGDSTWWCKRNFINQTVLRSADNVRGHLVSIMHKLDLTLCSTDFSSSDDYDNVRKGLLAGYFMQVAHLDHSGNYSTAKGHHVVDVHPSSSLASRPALVIYNDFVLASRNFIRVLTDVPLDWLVEIAPFAAA, from the exons ATGGAGCCGTTCCTTCATCGGTACTCGCTCGAGGTTCTTTTGGGACTCGTCGGGGTCTTCTCGTCTTCCTTCTGCCTCTGGCTTCGCATCGTCCTCCTCTTACGCGACCGACCGTCGGAGTTCTGGATCGTGGAGGTGGcgatggagaagaagaagggggaggCGGTCGCGGCGAATCCCGTGACGGGATCGCCGTTCTCGCGGCGGTACCACAAGCTGCTCGAGCGGCGGAAGAAGCTTCCCGTGTGGGGTCAGCGGAGTAAGTTCCTCGACGTCCTCGCGAAGCGTCGGGTCGTCGTTGTCGCGGCGCCACCCGGGTCCGGCAAGTCCACCCAG ATTCCTCAATTCGTCATTGAGGCAGGCTACGCTAGTGAAGGGAAGCAGATTGCCTGCACCCAACCTCGTCGTTTGGTAGCCACGGCACTGTCCCGCAGAGTTGCTCAAGAGATGGATGTGAAGTTGGGGGAGGAAGTGGGTTACTCTGTGCATTTTGAAGACTGCACTGGCCCGAAGACCATTTTGAA GTACTTGACAGATGGTCTGCTTCTAAGGGAGGCAATGTCTGATCAGTTCCTAGAAAGCTACATGGTGATAATTCTTGATGAGGTTCACTTGAGGACTCTAGCAACTGATATTCTTCTTGCTTACTTCAAAAACATGTTCAAAACGAAAGCTCGTTGTGACCTTAAACTTGTAGTCATGAGTACTCAATTTGAGGCGAAGAAGTTTCGAGATTATTTCAAGGATGCACAAATTGTGCAACCACTGCCCGCACTTCATCCTGTACAAATCACTTATGTAAAGGAACCGGTGAGGGACCTCGCGGAGGCAGCTGTAGAGAAGGTTATCCAGATACTTGTATCTGAATCATCTGGTGACATAATTGTGTTTCTTACTGGGTTGGAGGAGATAGAGAGATGCTGTTGGCGACTTGGAAAACTGATTTCGGACTTGGGAGATAAAATTGGACCTGTCAAAGTTGTTCCTCTCCACTCCGTAATGCCAGTAGATATGCAGAATAAGGTCTTCAAGGCCGCTCCACCTCCAACAAGAAAGGGTGGCCCTCTTGGACGGAGAGTTATTGTATCAACTGAAATCACGGAATCATCATTATCAATTGATGGCATTGTTTACGCTATTGATTGTGGGTACACCAAACAAAAGGTTTACAATGCAGATCTCCAAGTTGAGTCATTGCTGGTTTTGCCGATATCAAGAGCGAGTGCACAACGGAGGTCAGGATGTGCAAGAAGGTCAGCCCCGGGAAAATGCTTTAGACTTTATTCCCAAGATTTCTTTAACAGAGTTCAGCCACAAGATTCCCCTGAGATTCTCCGAGCAAACCTTGCAGGCACTGTTCTTCAGTTTAGAAAACTTGGGTTTGATAATTTGCTTCATCTTGATTTGATGGATCCTCCTCCTGCCGAAACAGTCATGCGGGCTGTTGAGACCTTGAAATGCTTAGGTGCTTTGGATGATGAGGGGAGTCTGACCTATTTGGGAGAGCTCATGAGCGAGTTTCCTCTGGATCCTCAGATGTCGAAGACCATAGTTGATAGCCCGAAATTTTGCTGCTCGAATGAGATCCTTTCAATTGCTGCTATGTTGTCAG TACCAAATTGTTTCTTACGGCCTATGGAAAATCTGGAAGCTGCTGATGAAGCTAAGGCCACTTTCAACCACATCCATGgtgatcaccttagtcttctgaaTGTCTACCGTGCATACAAGCTAAGCA ATGGAGATTCGACTTGGTGGTGCAAAAGGAACTTTATAAATCAGACTGTGCTCAGATCTGCTGACAATGTTAGGGGACATCTTGTCTCGATCATGCATaaacttgatcttactctgtgctcCACTGATTTTAGCAGCTCCGATGACTACGACAATGTTAGGAAGGGCCTGCTGGCAGGATATTTTATGCAGGTTGCACATCTTGACCATTCAGGCAACTACTCGACAGCAAAAGGTCACCAT GTAGTTGACGTCCATCCTTCAAGTAGTCTGGCATCAAGACCAGCACTTGTTATTTATAATGACTTTGTCTTAGCAAGCAGAAATTTCATTCGCGTTCTCACGGATGTGCCTCTGGATTG GTTGGTCGAAATTGCTCCTTTTGCTGCTGCTTAA
- the LOC103978928 gene encoding protein REDUCED WALL ACETYLATION 4: MEIVGPVTPGQVAVLLGFVPIFLGWLYAELLELWKNSRFFGMHSDDDSIALDIGSLGEEAKTQLLAGGFSVGSSVAHKQRPGLVRFFMMDKDFLLENRLTLRAISEFGVVLAYFYTCDRTDLFGESSKSYNRDIFFFLYFLLIIVAAMTSFKIHHDTSPSSSKSVLYLNRHQTEEWKGWMQVLFVMYHYFAAKEIYNAIRVFIAGYVWMTGFGNFSYYYVRKDFSFARFCQMMWRLNFFVAFCCILLDNHYMLYYICPMHTFFTLMVYCSLGIFNKHNNKGSVIAVKIAACFVVIAVIWEVPHVYDIVWSPFAFLLAYNDPDATKKFRPMHEWHFRAGLDRYIWILGMIYAYYHPTVERWMEKLEATEAKLRIFIKTSITAICLLAGYMWYEYIYKLEKYTYNRYHPYTSWIPITVYICLRNITQEFRSYTLTLFGWLGKITLETYISQFHIWLRSGKPDAQPRRLLSLVPDYPMLNFMLNTIIYVAVAHRVFNLTNQLKVVFIPTRDNKRLLYNVITGAIISITLYALSLVLLSLTKKLHTEA, encoded by the exons ATGGAGATCGTAGGTCCCGTTACGCCCGGCCAG GTGGCGGTGCTTCTTGGGTTCGTCCCGATTTTTTTGGGGTGGCTGTATGCTGAGCTGCTAGAGTTATGGAAGAACTCTCGGTTTTTCGGGAT GCATTCTGATGACGATTCTATTGCTTTGGACATCGGATCACTTGGGGAAGAAGCTAAAACTCAATTACTAGCTGGAGGTTTTTCGGTAGGATCTTCAGTAGCTCACAAGCAAAGACCAGGGCTTGTCAG GTTTTTCATGATGGACAAGGATTTTCTATTAGAGAACCGCTTGACTTTAAGAGCCAT ATCAGAATTTGGAGTCGTGTTGGCCTATTTCTACACATGTGACAGAACAGATCTTTTTGGAGAGTCATCAAAG AGCTACAACAGggatattttcttttttctgtaTTTTCTTCTCATCATTGTCGCAGCGATGACGTCATTCAAAATCCACCATGATACCTCACCATCGTCATCCAAGTCAGTACTATACCTGAATAGGCACCAGACCGAGGAATGGAAGGGGTGGATGCAG GTGCTCTTTGTGATGTATCATTACTTTGCGGCCAAAGAAATTTATAATGCAATTCGTGTCTTCATTGCTGGTTATGTGTGGATGACTGGATTTGGTAACTTCTCTTATTACTATGTCCGTAAAGATTTCAGCTTCGCACGGTTTTGTCAG ATGATGTGGCGGCTGAATTTTTTTGTGGCATTTTGTTGTATTCTCCTCGATAACCATTATATGCTGTATTACATCTGCCCGATGCACACATTTTTCACCCTGATGGTCTACTGTTCGCTTGGAATTTTTAACAAACACAACAATAAGGGATCAGTTATTGCTGTCAAAATTGCTGCCTGTTTTGTGGTGATTGCTGTGATATGGGAGGTACCACATGTCTATGATATTGTTTGGAGCCCTTTTGCTTTCCTCTTAG CTTACAATGATCCAGACGCGACAAAGAAGTTCCGACCAATGCACGAATGGCATTTCCGTGCTGGTCTTGATCGCTATATATGGATATTAGGAATGATATATGCCTACTATCATCCAACA GTCGAGAGATGGATGGAAAAACTAGAAGCAACTGAAGCAAAgttgagaatatttatcaaaacttCCATTACGGCAATCTGCCTACTG GCTGGCTATATGTGGTATGAATACATATACAAGCTTGAAAAGTACACTTACAACAGATACCATCCCTATACATCATGGATACCAATAAC TGTGTATATCTGCTTGAGGAACATCACTCAGGAATTTCGAAGCTATACTCTCACCCTATTTGG GTGGCTCGGGAAGATAACACTGGAGACCTACATATCTCAGTTTCATATATGGCTAAG ATCAGGGAAGCCTGATGCACAGCCTCGACGACTACTGTCTCTTGTACCCGACTACCCTATGCTGAATTTTATGCTCAACACCATCATATATGTCGCT GTTGCACATCGAGTGTTCAATCTGACGAACCAACTGAAGGTGGTGTTCATACCAACCAGGGATAACAAGCGACTGCTGTATAATGTGATTACAGGAGCCATCATCTCGATCACCCTCTACGCTTTGTCGCTGGTGTTGCTCAGTCTCACGAAGAAGCTG CACACCGAGGCATGA